A window of Pseudomonas monteilii contains these coding sequences:
- a CDS encoding class V aminotransferase, whose product MPRIPLYFDYAATTPVDERVIEAMIGCLGSQATFGNPASTGHAYGQAARMAVEQARQHVADRVGAAPGDIVWTSGATESNNLALKGITLTSGTPGHVITSVLEHKAVLDTVAELERQGHAITRLQPDAHGLIQPEAVEAALRPDTVLVSLMAVNNELGTWTDIAAIGERVRRHGALLHVDAAQAVGRRVIDVQHDAVDLMSFSAHKVYGPKGIGALYVGPRARPALRAQIHGGGHEGGLRSGTLATHQIVGMGRAFALASVPGDAEHRRLERLSQRLREGLLALPGVSLNGCPYQRIPHTLNLRIEVPGFNSAALAGELALSSTSACNSASSSASHVLLGLGLTPAQARGSVRLSLGRQTTEAEVEQALQVFERILATTTPALW is encoded by the coding sequence ATGCCACGTATACCGCTGTATTTTGACTACGCCGCCACGACACCTGTCGACGAACGTGTCATCGAGGCCATGATCGGCTGCCTCGGCAGCCAGGCCACGTTTGGCAACCCTGCTTCCACAGGACACGCCTATGGCCAGGCCGCACGCATGGCGGTCGAGCAGGCCAGGCAGCACGTGGCCGACCGCGTGGGCGCTGCCCCTGGCGACATCGTCTGGACGTCCGGCGCCACCGAATCGAACAACCTGGCGCTCAAGGGCATCACCCTCACCTCCGGTACGCCGGGCCACGTGATCACCAGCGTGCTCGAACACAAGGCCGTGCTCGATACCGTCGCCGAACTCGAGCGCCAGGGCCATGCCATCACCCGGCTACAGCCTGATGCCCACGGACTGATCCAGCCTGAGGCCGTCGAAGCGGCCCTGAGGCCCGACACCGTCCTGGTGTCGCTGATGGCCGTCAACAACGAACTGGGCACCTGGACCGACATCGCCGCCATCGGTGAGCGGGTGCGCCGTCATGGCGCGCTGTTGCACGTCGACGCCGCACAGGCGGTGGGCCGACGGGTCATCGACGTGCAGCACGATGCGGTCGACCTGATGTCGTTTTCCGCGCACAAGGTGTATGGCCCCAAGGGCATCGGCGCGCTGTACGTCGGGCCGCGGGCCCGGCCTGCCCTGCGTGCCCAGATCCACGGCGGCGGCCACGAGGGCGGCCTGCGTTCAGGCACCTTGGCCACGCACCAGATCGTCGGCATGGGCCGTGCCTTCGCCCTGGCCAGCGTACCGGGCGATGCCGAGCATCGGCGCCTGGAGCGGTTGAGCCAGCGCCTGCGCGAAGGGCTGCTGGCCTTGCCGGGTGTCTCGCTCAACGGGTGTCCGTACCAGCGCATTCCCCACACCCTGAACCTGCGCATCGAGGTTCCTGGCTTCAACAGTGCCGCCCTGGCCGGTGAGCTGGCCCTGTCCTCCACCTCGGCCTGCAACTCTGCCAGTTCATCAGCCTCGCACGTCCTGCTGGGCCTGGGCCTTACCCCGGCACAGGCCCGTGGCAGCGTGCGCCTGAGTCTGGGTCGGCAGACCACCGAGGCCGAGGTCGAGCAGGCCCTCCAGGTGTTCGAACGCATCCTCGCGACCACGACCCCTGCGCTCTGGTGA
- a CDS encoding MFS transporter, whose product MTTQALDEPSDGTQARHFVTDIPARLDRLPWTRFHTLLVLALGITWLLDGLEVTLAGSVSGALKDSPALQMSNTDIGLAGAVYIAGAVLGALFFGWLTDRLGRRKLFFITLFLYIAATAATALSWNLWSFLLFRFLTGAGIGGEYTAINSTIQEFTPARFRGWVDLTVNGTFWIGAALGAVGAIVLLDGHWVSTDLGWRLCFGIGAVLGLIIVWMRLWIPESPRWLMSHDRPDEAERIVAAIEQRYRSHGIDLPPVTSPPLRLRARDHTPIREVFSTLFVGHRQRALVGLTLLTAQAFFYNAIFFTYALVLTDFYDVPSAQVGWYVLPFALGNFCGPLLLGRLFDVVGRRIMISSTFLLSGLLLAASGYGFQQGLLDVTEQTLCWMVIFFFASAAASSAYLTVAETFPLEIRALAIAVFYAFGTGLGGIVGPTLFGALIDTGSRTFVFYGYLLGATLMVVAAVVQAVWGAAAERKSLEEVARPLSQVS is encoded by the coding sequence ATGACCACCCAAGCCCTGGACGAACCCTCGGACGGCACGCAAGCGCGCCATTTCGTCACCGACATTCCGGCACGCCTCGACCGCCTGCCGTGGACGCGCTTTCACACCTTGCTGGTGCTGGCGCTGGGCATCACCTGGCTGCTCGATGGATTGGAGGTCACGCTGGCGGGCTCGGTGTCCGGCGCGTTGAAAGACAGCCCGGCCCTGCAGATGAGCAATACCGACATCGGCCTGGCGGGCGCCGTCTACATCGCCGGTGCCGTGCTCGGCGCCCTGTTCTTCGGTTGGCTCACCGATCGCCTGGGACGGCGCAAGCTGTTCTTCATCACGTTGTTCCTGTACATCGCCGCCACGGCGGCCACGGCGTTGTCCTGGAACCTGTGGAGCTTTTTGCTGTTCCGCTTCCTGACCGGCGCAGGCATTGGCGGCGAATACACGGCCATCAACTCGACCATCCAGGAATTCACGCCCGCGCGCTTTCGCGGCTGGGTGGACCTGACCGTCAACGGCACGTTCTGGATCGGTGCCGCCCTCGGCGCGGTCGGTGCGATCGTGCTGCTGGACGGGCACTGGGTCAGTACCGACCTGGGCTGGCGGCTGTGCTTTGGGATCGGCGCAGTACTCGGGCTGATCATCGTCTGGATGCGCCTGTGGATTCCCGAAAGCCCGCGGTGGCTGATGAGCCATGATCGTCCTGACGAAGCCGAGCGTATCGTGGCCGCCATCGAGCAGCGCTACAGGTCGCACGGGATCGACCTGCCGCCGGTGACCAGCCCGCCGTTACGCCTGCGCGCACGGGACCACACGCCGATTCGCGAGGTGTTCTCCACGCTGTTCGTCGGCCACCGCCAACGGGCGCTGGTCGGGTTGACCCTGCTCACGGCCCAGGCCTTCTTCTACAACGCGATCTTCTTCACCTACGCGCTGGTGCTGACGGACTTCTACGACGTGCCTTCGGCCCAGGTGGGCTGGTACGTGCTGCCCTTCGCGCTGGGCAATTTCTGCGGCCCCTTACTGCTGGGGCGCCTGTTCGATGTGGTCGGGCGGCGCATCATGATCAGCTCGACCTTCCTGCTGTCCGGCCTGTTGCTGGCGGCCAGTGGCTACGGCTTCCAGCAGGGCCTGCTCGACGTGACTGAGCAGACGCTGTGCTGGATGGTCATTTTCTTCTTCGCCTCGGCCGCCGCCAGTTCGGCCTACCTCACCGTGGCCGAGACCTTTCCGCTGGAAATCCGCGCATTGGCCATCGCGGTGTTCTACGCCTTCGGCACAGGGTTGGGCGGTATCGTCGGCCCGACGCTGTTCGGCGCGCTGATCGACACCGGGAGTCGCACGTTCGTGTTCTATGGCTACCTGCTCGGCGCGACCCTGATGGTGGTGGCAGCCGTGGTCCAGGCGGTCTGGGGCGCAGCGGCGGAGCGCAAGTCCCTGGAAGAGGTTGCCCGGCCTCTGTCGCAGGTGTCCTGA